The window GACGCATATGCAAGGACACGTTGGCCTTTGGAGGCACGCAGACGCGTGGTCACGGAGCAGTATTTATGCCACCCAGCGGCAGGAAGGCCCGGAACGAGGCCTGATAAGCAGCCACGGCGTTCAAGTAATCACCGCTCCAGCCACCCACCACATACACTCGAGTGTCGAGGGTTGCCACGCCTGCGTTGCGCCACTGCACCTTGAACGGTGACTCCACGCGGGACCAGGTGCTGCTTAACAGGTCAAAACGTTCGTTGTACTCCAAATCCCCTCGCCAACCGCCCCCGATTGCGTAGATAGCATTCCCTTCAGCGGCCACCCCCAGGCCACCTCGCGCTCGCATCATCGGCGGCAAGGCTTCCCAAGCCAGTGCTCCTTGTGCCTCAGCGGCCGGATTGTAGCGGTGGGCCAGCGCGTACTCCCGACGTCCATCAAACCCACCCACGACGTAGATATGATCTCTCAGAGCCGCCGCCCCTAAGAAGCCACGAGCGACCGGCATCGACGCGCCTCGCTCCCATGCGTCGGTTGCCCGATCATAGATGAACACATCGGCGACATAACGGCTGCCATCCCATCCCCCAAACACATATAGGCGATCACCCAGGGCGGCGACGGCATGCGCGCAGCGCGGCGCCAGCATCGGCTTCGCCGCCCTCCAGATGTCTTGCGCTGGGTCGTACATCTCCACGACATCGGTAACGCCTCCATCGGCTGTACACCCTCCCACAGCGTACAGGACATCGCCAAGGACGGCCACGCCGAAATTACTCACCGGCGTCGGCTTGCGCGCGCGAGGGGACCACGCGTTAGCGACCGGATCGAACACATACACGGCGCCGGAAACGCCCTCTGTCCCCTCGCCACCAATGGCATATAGCCGGCCCTTATACGAGGCCAGCGCCAGCCGCGCGCGCGGCTGCGGCAACGGAGCCAGTACCGTCCAGCGCGACACATCGGCCCAGGGCGCCGGCCCCAACGCCGGCCGCCCTACATCGCTGAAAGGCCCTAGCTCTATCCTGGAATTAGCAGATCTGGCTAGAGGCCAGAAGATCGCTAACACGGTGACTGAGATCACCAGGATCAGATACACGCGCTGCCAAAGCTCCAGGCGCGGCGATGGCCGCAGCATCGGCGTGGGCGCCGATTCCAGCCTAAGCTCCTCAGGCTCCACTGCCGGCGTGGGCCTCGCCTCAACGGCTGGCCTTATCCCATCAAGGGTCAGCCACCCAGCCTGCACGGCCAACATGGTCGCCTCCGTGCGCGAGGCGACTTGAAGCTTTTCGAAGATGTTGCGAAGATGGACCTTGACCGTGTTCGGGCTGATGATCAGCGCGCGCGCGATCTGCTGGTTGGTGGCTCCCGTCGCCACTAGACGCAACACCTCCAGCTCACGCTCGCTTAAGGGGCAATCAGCGGACATAAACAGCGCAGATCTGCTCACCACCCAAGCCTTGCTTCGCGCCAGAAGCGATAAGCTAGGGTAAAGAATGCAGGCATCAGGAATGCCCCCGACATCACCACGCCATCTTCCAGCAGCGGGATCCGCGTCAGATAGCCACTCACACCGGCCAGGCCTGACAAAGCGGACAAGATCAGCAACCCTCCTGAGACCAGATCCACACCTCGCTCACGCACCAACATCACTCCAAAGCCAAAGAGAGCTAAGCTGTATAAAAGATAACCGAGAAAGTCTATGGCATACGGATACGCAGCAAGCCGGCCGCTGTAGCTCCACGTCAGATATGCAGTCAGCGCGCTCGTCCGCAAAGTTGCATCCTCAGCGTTCACAAACAGGTCGGTCAGCCCGCGCACCACAGTTAACTGCGACCAGTAGGCAGGCAGGGAAAAGGCCACATAGAGAAGCCCAGCTATCCCCC is drawn from Anaerolineae bacterium and contains these coding sequences:
- a CDS encoding LuxR C-terminal-related transcriptional regulator is translated as MSADCPLSERELEVLRLVATGATNQQIARALIISPNTVKVHLRNIFEKLQVASRTEATMLAVQAGWLTLDGIRPAVEARPTPAVEPEELRLESAPTPMLRPSPRLELWQRVYLILVISVTVLAIFWPLARSANSRIELGPFSDVGRPALGPAPWADVSRWTVLAPLPQPRARLALASYKGRLYAIGGEGTEGVSGAVYVFDPVANAWSPRARKPTPVSNFGVAVLGDVLYAVGGCTADGGVTDVVEMYDPAQDIWRAAKPMLAPRCAHAVAALGDRLYVFGGWDGSRYVADVFIYDRATDAWERGASMPVARGFLGAAALRDHIYVVGGFDGRREYALAHRYNPAAEAQGALAWEALPPMMRARGGLGVAAEGNAIYAIGGGWRGDLEYNERFDLLSSTWSRVESPFKVQWRNAGVATLDTRVYVVGGWSGDYLNAVAAYQASFRAFLPLGGINTAP